The DNA window TTGTTGCAGCCACCCACGTTGACGTCGAAGCCCTGGGTGTCGGGGTAGAATTCCTTCTCACCCAGGTGCCACTTCCCGAAAAAGCCCGTCGCATACCCCGCCGCCTTCAGGCGCTCGGCCAGAGTGACCCGTTCGTGTGGCAGCGTGTTGTCCGACGGCGGTGGCTGGATGGTCCGATCCTCGGGCCAGAACTGCTTCGTGTCGGCTCCGTGCTGGGTGATGTGCAGCCGCGCCGGCGCCAGCCCGGTGATCAGCGCGGCCCGGGTCGGCGAACAGACCGGTGCCGCCGCATAGGCATGGGTGAATCGCACCCCTTGCTTGGCGAAGCGATCGATGTTCGGGGTGCGGAGGACATCATTCCCCTGACAATGAAGGTCCATCCAACCCATGTCGTCGGTCATGATCAGGAGCACATGCGGGCGCTTGGCGGGAGCGTCCGCCGCGGAGGCTCGATCCATCGAGACGCAGGCCATCGCGACCAAGGAGGGAAGGACAATGGAGAAGCAACGCTGCACGGGAATTCGGGTCATCAGCTGGGGCATGGGTGCACTCCGCAAAAACCATGCATTCGGAGCGATGGCAACTCCGACCCGGGAGTTGGCGCTTTTCGGAGGGAATCTGACGGATATTGGAGAGCACGCGAACCTCCTTCCGCCGAGGAAACACCCTGCCCCGCGACCCGGAACAACCTGTAAAGATGTGAAATCCATGGAAGAGCCGCGTGCCGAACGCGTTTTCATCGGATCCCCGCCTTCCGGCCAGCGACCCAACGAACCCATCATGAAACCCCTTGCCTTTCTTTTCGCCCTGCTCGCCATCGGCTCCCTCAGGGCAGCCGACCGGCCCAACGTGCTGCTGATCTACATCGACGACCTCAAGCCGATGACCCGCGACTACGGCGAGGCCCACATGCACACGCCGAACTTCGACCGTCTCGCCGCCCGCGGACTGCGCTTCGAGCGGGCCTACTGCCAGGTTCCGACCTGCGGAGCTTCGCGGGCCAGCCTGATGACCTCGCGCTATCCGACCGTGAAGCGCTTTCCCGACTTCAAGTGCTGGGCCGAAAAGGACGCCCCCGGAGTGGTCACGTTGCCCCAGCGCTTCAAGGACGCCGGCTACGTGACCATTTCCAACGGCAAGATCTTCCACCACAAGGACGACACCGGAGCCCGCTCATGGTCGGAACCGTCATGGCGCCCCAAGACCAGCGGCCGGACCTTCCATAACAAGGAGACGCAGGACTTCATGAAGACCTCGACCGCGACGCGGAAGTTGAATGGCAAGACGATCAAGAAGGTGCCGATGTTCGAGAAGAGCAGGATCGGCACGATGGAAAGCCACGACGGACTCATCGCCAAGAAGACGATGGACGACCTCGAGCGCCTCTCGAAGAGCGACAAGCCGTTCTTCATCGCCTGCGGCTTCGCCAAGCCGCACATGCCCTTCTTTGCCCCCGAGTCGGCATGGGAACCCTACAAGCTGCCGAAGATCGCGCTCGCCGAGTGGCGGCAGCGGCCCGAACCGGCACCGGCCTCGCTGCGGCAGGTGCGGGAGCAGTTCGCCTATGTCGTCAGGAATCATGCCCTCACTCGCGAGATTCCCTACAACAACGACCTCTACCACCGCCACATGCGGCAGGGCTACTACGCCTGCGTCACCCATGTCGACGACCTCACCGGCCGGCTTCTCGACAAGCTCGACCAACTGAAGCTCACGGAAAATACGGTAGTCGTCGTACTCGGTGATCACGGTTGGCTGCTCGGAGAGAACGGCGAGTGGGCGAAAAACCAGCTCCTTCCCGAGGCACTCCGCCCGGCCCTCTGGATGAGCGGTCCGGGCATCGCTGCTGGTAAGCAGGTCGACACATTCGTCGAGTTCGTCGACATCCACCCGACCCTCTGCGAGCTGGCCGGGATCGAGGTGGATCCCGACGCCATCGACGGCCGATCCTTCGCAGCCGTGCTCAAAGACCCGTCGTCAAACCACCGCGACCACGCCTACACCCGCTTCGGCCCCGGCGATGCCATAACGACCGAATCCCACTTCTACGTGAAGTGGAAGACCGAGGCAAACGGCGAGGAACGGATGCTGATCGACCTGAAGGCCGACTCCCTGGCCAAACGGAACATCGCCGGGGAAGAGGATCAGAAGGAGCGGATCGAGACGCTCGACCGGAAACTTGCCGCCAAACTCGAACAGGCACGGAACTGAGCCAGTCCTTGCACAGGACTCCGGAACTTTTTGTGGTTTCGGCTTCGAAAATGGCACGGATCCGGCTTTCTAACAAAATGTCGGCCTAAGGGATTGCGTCCCTGCCAACCGCCGCCAGTCTGCCCCCGCCATGCCCCTCAAGCTTGCTCTCTCCCCTCTCGTTCTGCTCCTCGCCCCGACCGCCTTTGCCGGCGTGATTTTCACCGACTCCTTCTCCGGATCCGGCGCACCGGGCGCCGCATGGGTCTCCGATGAGGAGATCAACGCGACGGTGAACGTTAGCGGTGGCTCACTGAACGTCAATGCCGGCACCGTCACCGGCCTGAGCACGGTCCGGCACACGCTCGAACTCACCGGAACCGGCGCTCCGACGCTGACACTCGGATCGAGCTGGACGGTTGAGGCGGTCACCTCCATCGCTGACGGATCGGCATTCTCGACGATGGCCGGCGGAGAAGGCGTGCAAGTGACCCTCGGCGTCCGCAACAACCTCCCGGCCACGGACGACCGGGCGCAGGTCAACTTCGTCAATCTCAACTTCGGCGCAGGACCGCAGCACGCCGTGCGCGGCGCCCACCGGACCGGCGGCAGCGAAACCGAGAACATCACGATCATCGGCGACGCGACCGCGTCACTCACCGCCACCATCCGCATGGCCTACGACGCCAGCCTCGACCAGATCACGATGGGCCTCGATACCGGGTCGGGATTCTTTTCGCTGGTCTCTCCGGTCGACACCTCCGCCTGGAGCATGACCGACAGCGATCCGCTCCTGATCCAGTTCGAGCTCGGGCTTGCGAAATTCTCGGGTGATCCGGCAAGCAGCACGTTTTCGATCGAGGACGGGGAACTGACCGTCGATGAATTCAATGTCTACGACGAAGCCCTCTCGACCAATACGGTCGTTCCCGAGCCGTCCGTGGCGTTGCTCTCGCTCGTTGCGCTCGGCTTCGCTTTCCGCCGGCGCCGCTGAGGGTGTTTCAGTGGATCACGTCGTAGACGAGGATCTTCCGGCACAGCGGCCGCGCCACTTCGGCGGCGAGCTTGGCATGAATCGGGTGCGGGTCGTAGGCCCGTAGCGATTCGACCGAGTCGAAGGTGATGATGTAGGCGAGATCGAACGAATCGTCGACAATCTCGCGGTCGCTCGCGATCACGTTGCCGTGGCGCACCGCCAGCACGCCCGGGATGGCCTCCAACTGCCCGGCCGCCGCATGTAGCCTTTCCTTATCGTCCCCGTTGCCCGGCCGTTTCAGCCAGAAGATGACCACGTGATCGACCGTCCCCGGCTTCGGATCGGGAAGCACGGCGGTTGAGGGCCCGCACGCAGCGACCAACAGTGCGGACAAGCCGGCGACGAGAAACGCTCTCATTCTCCGATACGAGCAGGCGGCAGCATTCGGGACAAGCTCCACGAATGGCGGAGGCATGGTCCCTCCCGTTACCGCTCGCATCCGCCGCGGCGGATCGATTAGATGATCACCGTCATGAATGCGGCACGCAGGATCCTCGGCTGGCTGGCGATCGTTCTCGGGAGCCTCGGCATTCTGGTGAGCATTGCGGGGGCGATCGTTGTCTGGATCGTGAGCCAGAAGATCGGTGCATCCGTCGACCGGCTCGGAAACGAGGTTTCCACCTTCCTCTCCCGGATCGAGCAACGCTCGGATGGACTGGGCGACCGGCTCGGCGAAGCACAGGCCAATGTCACGGCAGTCGAAACGAAGGCCGGCGAGGCGGTGAGCGGCCGGCTGGGCATGGAGCCGGGCGAACTCCGGGAGCTTTCCGCGAGAATCAGCGGCTACATCGAACGCACCCGCGACTGGCTCGCGGTCGCCGAATCGACCTCGGAGTTGGTGCAGGTGTTTCGCAGCGTCATCGAATCGGCCGGCGCGGTGACCGGTGCGGAAAGCCGCAGCGATCTGGCCGATGCGCTCGCCGCGGGACGGAAGGATATCGCCGAAGCCCGTCAGGCGGTCGGGGAACTCCAGGCTGCCCTGGAGGAGTTGGAAAGCGGGGCAACTGCCGCAGACGCCGATCCGCAAAAGCTCTCGCCCTTGGGCAAATGCGCCGCGGCTCTGGAAAAACTGGAGGACCGCACCCGTGCCTTTTCCGGGAGACTCCGGAAAATCGACGGGGGGATCAAGGAACTGAGACGTCAGATCAAACAACAGCTATTCGTAGGATCACTCCTCGTCACCCTGCTGCTCGGTTGGCACGGACTTGCCCAAGCCGCACTGACAGGCTGGGGCCGGCGCAGGGTCCGACAGGCAGATTGAGACGGCCCGCGGGTCCCGTGGAAACTCGTGACCGCGAGTTCACGAAAAACGTCTCGCGGCCCAATTCACATTCCGTTAATGGACAGGGTCGATGCGGACGGATCCGTCCGGCCGCTCCTCCCCAATCCCAATCCCCTCGACTGTCATGTTGCGCCTCCCCTGCGCGGCCGCGCTTTTCGCCGCAGCCGGTATTTCTTGTGTCCATGCCCAGGATTCGACTCCTCCCGAAGTCGCTTCGATTACCGTAAGTCCGGGCTCGATCGATGTCGCCAGCAGTGACGGAGCCGTGACGGTGACCGTGAACATCACTGACGACTCCAGCGGTTTCGATTTCGGGAACTTCTTCCTCTATCGCCCGGGTGACCAGTTCGTGGATTCGTTCTTCTTCGATTCGGGTGCCAGGATTTCGGGCGACGATCTGGATGGCGTGTACGAAATGACCCTTCCGGTTTCCCAATACTCGCCTCCCGGAACCTGGAGCGTCGGAGTACTCGCCTTCGACAACGATTCGAACCAGATCACCTACGACTCGTCAGGAACCGCCTTTCCCGTCCCGGGTGACGAGGAGTTCGACGTCACGAATGCCGGCACGATCGATAACGCGAT is part of the Haloferula helveola genome and encodes:
- a CDS encoding sulfatase, whose product is MKPLAFLFALLAIGSLRAADRPNVLLIYIDDLKPMTRDYGEAHMHTPNFDRLAARGLRFERAYCQVPTCGASRASLMTSRYPTVKRFPDFKCWAEKDAPGVVTLPQRFKDAGYVTISNGKIFHHKDDTGARSWSEPSWRPKTSGRTFHNKETQDFMKTSTATRKLNGKTIKKVPMFEKSRIGTMESHDGLIAKKTMDDLERLSKSDKPFFIACGFAKPHMPFFAPESAWEPYKLPKIALAEWRQRPEPAPASLRQVREQFAYVVRNHALTREIPYNNDLYHRHMRQGYYACVTHVDDLTGRLLDKLDQLKLTENTVVVVLGDHGWLLGENGEWAKNQLLPEALRPALWMSGPGIAAGKQVDTFVEFVDIHPTLCELAGIEVDPDAIDGRSFAAVLKDPSSNHRDHAYTRFGPGDAITTESHFYVKWKTEANGEERMLIDLKADSLAKRNIAGEEDQKERIETLDRKLAAKLEQARN
- a CDS encoding PEP-CTERM sorting domain-containing protein (PEP-CTERM proteins occur, often in large numbers, in the proteomes of bacteria that also encode an exosortase, a predicted intramembrane cysteine proteinase. The presence of a PEP-CTERM domain at a protein's C-terminus predicts cleavage within the sorting domain, followed by covalent anchoring to some some component of the (usually Gram-negative) cell surface. Many PEP-CTERM proteins exhibit an unusual sequence composition that includes large numbers of potential glycosylation sites. Expression of one such protein has been shown restore the ability of a bacterium to form floc, a type of biofilm.), translating into MPLKLALSPLVLLLAPTAFAGVIFTDSFSGSGAPGAAWVSDEEINATVNVSGGSLNVNAGTVTGLSTVRHTLELTGTGAPTLTLGSSWTVEAVTSIADGSAFSTMAGGEGVQVTLGVRNNLPATDDRAQVNFVNLNFGAGPQHAVRGAHRTGGSETENITIIGDATASLTATIRMAYDASLDQITMGLDTGSGFFSLVSPVDTSAWSMTDSDPLLIQFELGLAKFSGDPASSTFSIEDGELTVDEFNVYDEALSTNTVVPEPSVALLSLVALGFAFRRRR
- a CDS encoding Dabb family protein; the protein is MRAFLVAGLSALLVAACGPSTAVLPDPKPGTVDHVVIFWLKRPGNGDDKERLHAAAGQLEAIPGVLAVRHGNVIASDREIVDDSFDLAYIITFDSVESLRAYDPHPIHAKLAAEVARPLCRKILVYDVIH